The genomic stretch CGCGAGTCACTCGCGCCCCTGGAGGGCTTGACCTTCACAATAGGCCCCGACCGTCAGGCGCAACGGGTCGCGCTCGAGGACCTGACGGGCGACGGGCGGTGGACCTTCACCCGCGTCTCGCCCCCCAGATGATGGAGGCTAGGCGCAAGAACGGGCGCGAGAAGAAGACGAAGCGCTCCGGGGAGCTGGAGCGGTCGTTGCGGATCGTCTCGTCGGGAAGGGAAGCGCCTATGCTCCGGTTTTCGTCCTTGATCCTCGGCCTTGTGCTGATCCTGCCGCTCAGTGTGCCGACGCCGGTCAGGGCCCAAGCCGCCACCCCGGTGCCCGCTTCGCCGGTCGCGGCGGGCGGAGATTTCGCCGGCCTCGTGGACATCGGCGGCCGGCGGCTGTACTTGGAGTGCCAAGGTGAGGGAAGTCCTACCGTGGTGCTGGAGGCCGGCTATCGCTCCCCCGCCACCGTCTGGAGCGACGACCTCGTCCAACCGGAGATGCCCCGCACGATGGTCTTCCAGGACGTCGCCGCCTTCACGCGCGTCTGTATATACGAGCGGCCGGGGGCGGGGTCCGTGATCGAGGATGTCCTCCATCCCAGCCGCAGCGACCCCGTCCCCCAGCCCCGCACCGCCAAGAGCGTCGTCGCCGACCTGCACGCCCTCCTGCGCGCGGCGGGCGTCCCTGGGCCGTATGTCCTGGTCGGCCACTCGCTCGGCGGCATGTTCGTCCGGCTCTACGCCGCGACCTACCCGAGCGAGGTGGCCGGGCTGGTGCTCGTCGACGCCTGGTACGAAGGTCTCCAGGACCAGTTGACGCCCGCGCAGTGGGCGGCCTACGTCCGCCTCAATTCGGAGGTGCCGCTGGAGCTGGCAGGCTATCGCGATTACGAGACGCTCGACTTCGCCGCCGCCTCGGCGGTGATGCGCGAGGCGGCCGCCGCCCGACCACTCGCCTCGATACCGCTGGCCGTCCTTTCCAAGGGACAGTCCTTCGGCATCCCGGCCGAGGGGCTCGGCTTTGACCCGGACGCGCTCGACCGGGCATGGGCGCGGGCACAGGAGCAGCTCGCCACGCTCATACCGGGCGCCCACTACATGGTCGCCACCGAAAGCGCGCACTATGTTCAGCTCCAGCAGCCGGAGCTGGTGATCGACGCCATCCGCCAGGTGGTGACGGCGGTGCGCGACCCGGCTTCGTGGTCGCTTGCGGCGGCCGGTGGTGACGTCGCCGACCGGGCGAGTGACGAGATCATCTACGACCTCCGAGGCGGCGAGCGCTTCCTCGCAGCCTCGACCACATTGGATTTAGATACCAGCGCTCAGAAGGAGGAATGATGAACGTCTCGATACAGTGCAACATCACCCCTGTGGTTTTCGGGTTAATCTTAGCTTCCCCATTTGTCTACGCACAAAACGAGGTGACGCTCGAGCAGGTGCAAGCTGCCTTGCCGAGACTCGAGCA from Deinococcota bacterium encodes the following:
- a CDS encoding alpha/beta hydrolase, whose product is MILGLVLILPLSVPTPVRAQAATPVPASPVAAGGDFAGLVDIGGRRLYLECQGEGSPTVVLEAGYRSPATVWSDDLVQPEMPRTMVFQDVAAFTRVCIYERPGAGSVIEDVLHPSRSDPVPQPRTAKSVVADLHALLRAAGVPGPYVLVGHSLGGMFVRLYAATYPSEVAGLVLVDAWYEGLQDQLTPAQWAAYVRLNSEVPLELAGYRDYETLDFAAASAVMREAAAARPLASIPLAVLSKGQSFGIPAEGLGFDPDALDRAWARAQEQLATLIPGAHYMVATESAHYVQLQQPELVIDAIRQVVTAVRDPASWSLAAAGGDVADRASDEIIYDLRGGERFLAASTTLDLDTSAQKEE